AAACAAGaacagattttttggtgtttgataaacttgtttctcgaaacgttttttgcagacataatgccacaaaaaaaacccaatagtatcatcggatgcccaacagggggagagggttcggttgcctcttcttaggtttaaatagttgagagtgAAATAACCTAAAGGGGGGGAATATGTTATCCTAGTGAAATTTAAACATTTTTTATTAATGGTTCCCAAatgtgattgcaaattaaaaaaCTGCGGAATAGTAAAATAATCACAATCACACGACACCaaggtttatagtggttcgactcaatccgagtctagtccactccctacaagttccacttataaggtattccactagttctccttttcagtatagtaggtagggaagaaaacctttacagaATCTTGTTTAGgacaagagtatccttacaatctccttcaaGGTAGAGAGGCACATTTTTACAATCCTGTTTAACGGTGGAGAGACACCtaactctttttaggataagaggatccttacacaatccTAATTATAGTCTAGGAAAATgtaaaagtaataaaataaacaagtgGAATAAAATTGTCTGAGTTTTACCTCGTGCGGTGCATGCAAGAATGAATATGCAAATATATGTTTGAATGCACCTTTTATAGTCTCCCTTGAATATGGACTGATGATGGAGACTTTACTAAAGTTCTTGAGTTCTTGGAGAAGGTGTTTGACTTCAGTGAGTGAACTCAAGAATAGCAACTGTTGATCTTtacaaatgactttaatatgaTGGCTAAGAGCTCTCttagttgtttttttattaaagtcattggtggggtatttatataggGAGAGACTAGGCTTAATTAGGGTAATAAAATCAcccaatttggaaggagaataaTTTCTAACAGATAGAAATTTTCTCAACCGGCAGTTGCCACTTCCTAGTTCAGTTGTATGAAACTAGCCGTTAGActcaaaatatagccgttataTAGCCATTGGGAGTCTTTGAAGGTCAACCGGCAATTGTCGCTTCCAACCAGAAGTTTCCGGTTGCTCTTTGTGGGCTGATCAAGACACAGTCATGTGATTCGGAATTGATCTGGCTAGCCGGTTCAATTGCCGGTTAAATCTGGCAGTTTCCGGTTCCATCCGAAAGTTTCCGGATGGCTACTGTTTGCATTTTCTGATGGAAAAATCATCACAGAGGTAAAGCGGCAGTTTTCGGTTGATctctgttttgtgttttgacTGCCTGACAATCACACAAAAAGGTCAAAATACCTTGGGTTGATTTAAAACCATTTTCCATGATTAACATGCATGAGTGTAGTGCGTGTGGGAGTGTGTGAATTACAACTTAATTTAGAAGTTTCGAAATCTTCAATAATActtcaaattcttcaatttgatttcttctaatcttcaatGCCACTTGGAACTCTTCAATAATTCTTCAATTTGAGTTCTTCTAAATCTTTAATGCCACTTTGCGTCTTGAGCTTTAATGATGTGATTTACATTATGCTTCAACAATGTGATCCCTTATACGACACTTAGAGAGAGATAGTTGTTAGAATActacttgtttgttatcattaaAATCTTTATGGAGAGGGATATTCCCAACaaagagatttatcgggcacaacaacctctttttttttctctcaaattcgtttctagaaacgacgaaacggacttgtttcgtcaaagtcatttctagaattgtaaataggcataaattttgatttatgtttctagaaacgggtgaaacagaacaactttatcaaacactttttaggctgtttctccgtttctgagaataagaaaatgcagaaacggcaaaaacgaaacgttgtcaaatggtgccatGTTTTTCcaaaattgtttcttagcaTTGTCATCCAATCCTATTTGGTGTGTAAACACAATTATATTGATTACCACTTTTTCTAACATAAGCTTAATGGATATTTATTCTATCGCCAATTTTTTTAACATCTACAGCATGATTTTTAAAATCTCTGTCACTACTACTATCCCTGCCCCACTTCTATTATTTATATCCCCAGTTTTCAAAGTTTATAGAGCTGATGCAGTACCGACCAGgatttacacaaggagaaccaagaccaaggtcaaCCCAAGTGGCTaactgggtcgacccagatctggtccaagtcagcccacgatttgggctactgatggggttactaattagttatttagtttctattttgaagtcctaaattagtttataatttcaagtcattgttaatttctaatttctgtcaagactagtttctattttcattagattccaatttccaatttttagtaacttcttgtaatcagtttttagtaactctaagttgctattatttgtaaaccctccccatcattataaataaagaagagctctcttttatgagccacgattttgacaaaaactatttttttgttgttgctgctgctgctttctgTGCAAGAGAACTTCTGTGTGACTGATCACAGTgatgggttggtgttcgatccaacgcctccttgcggtgtgaagcccaggaggatcttcattcttcaagtattcttttcctttccaaGCTTCCTCAGGTATCCTACTGCTGCTCATCAATCCAGGTATTTATATCTTAAATTTCTGCTGCCCAGAAAACTCTGCAAAACAGAGTATCCGCCCCTGCTGGAAGGACCTGATCTGGTCTTCCGATTGGGCCAGATTTTTGTTCGATTGTTCCTCCCTATTCCAGTGAGGTTCGATCCACATATTGGCTGATTCTGCTCAGCTATTgaagagatattcaaaatctccttttttttttgtcttctagtggaCTGAAACTGCTATTTCCTGAAGCTGATATTTCTGTTAGTGTTGCTGCTGATTCCTGACTGCAGATTGTGTATTCTGTTATTCAAATCTGTTAATGGTCTTATTTTATCCCTGGTATAATTCTAAGGGCTGCTGCTATACTATTTGTTCTCTGTGTGACTGTTCCAGAGACCGATAGTAATTCTGGACTGTGTTTcaagtctgattttctgctaccTATTTGAGACTGGTTTGGTTGTTCTTTAGTCTAAAAGTTGTTGCATATTTGGGTCTAGTTGGGTGtccaatctagtcctacattattATAGTCATCTTATTCCTTGgcttttttacccttccatctagtctTTTGTACAAGCTATttcgattcttcttcttctaattatATCTATCAATTCTAAATTTTTCCCATTAAAGTTACTATGTTCCAAGATGCTAATCTAATCCTACGCTTTTGTGCTAGTTTCTTTACCTGCACTAATCCATGATACAAGAACCTTTACCCACTTGTCACCTAGTAACTTTAGCCAGGATGGCAGCTGGCGCTATAAGAACATTAGCCAAATCTATGACCAAAATTAACCTTAAGTAAAGGTTTATTTAGTTTTAAAGTCCATTTAaacaagggtaatttacagcgccaccccctggagaatgccagtattataggaacaccccctctctttcaccaaattagactcaaaccccctACTGTCAATCTCCGTTAAATGAAAAGTTGAAATGACTGTTATGCCCTATTTATTCACTAAAACTCAGGTTTTACCTCCGATATTCAGTATGAACACAGCGACAACGGCGGAAACCCATAGCTCTTCCCTGCAACGAATCACTGGATGTCACCACTTTCATCTCCTCCCGTGCCCACAATGGTAAGATCGCCTTCATTGACACTGCCACTGGTCGCTACCTCACCTTCCCCGAAGTCTAGCGTGCGGTTGATTCCGTCGCCTCCTGTCTGTTCGAGATGGGTGTTCAAAAGGGCAACATTGTTCTCCTCCTTGGAGCCAACTCGGAAACCGAGTCAGGGAACGAGTGAGACTATTGGATGTTTGAGGTTGCATCTTGTCTTCCACTAGACTCCGTTCACATATTGGgttttccttcccttctctctgTAGTGGTTCTCCATGGCTTCTGTGAATCGTTGGTTGCGACCTGAGGTCTATCCTCTATTCGTTGTTGTTGGGGTTGCTGTCAGAATCTACGGGTTTCAGTTAGTCCGTAACATCTGGATCAATTCTGAAGTTAGGGTAAACAAACAGAATAAAGCTGTTGGAGTGTTAGATAACCATTCAGAAGGAGAAGTGTATGTGGAACATGGTTTGAGGAAGTTCGTTCGCACCAAAACCCCtcaaatgatgccttcgatTAACGACTTCTTCATCAGCCCAAAATGAGTCCAATGATTCCAATTAGTGAATAATTCTTGAGGTCTTCACTATTATCGTGGTATTGCTATTGTTATTTCCATTGTGTTGTGACAATGAGTGCAGCTTGTTTTGAGGTTGAACCTTGTCAATGTAAATGGATGGTTGTAATGAGTTGGTTTGATGTCCATCTATGTTTTCTTCTGAAGTAAAACCACAAGATGTTtgacccaaggaaaaaaaaaaagacgacaCGGCCACGCTACTGTACTCGTCTGCCACCATCGGTGCCAGCAAGGGCGTGGTTTCGTCGCACCAGAACCTGATCGCGATGGTTCAGACGGTCCTTAGCTATTACAGGCTGGAAGACGGAGTACAGTCAATATAGAATCTGGTCTTTTTTCTTACCGTTTGGAGGAGCATCGCCCAttagaattttcaattttaaattttgaatttgcatCACTAGGtgtaaacaagaaaaataaactaGAATCTCGCTGAGAATAATAGTAGTCATCCGGTACTGCAACGCTTGAGAAACAGAGAGCAGCCAGACCATCTCCTTCCTCAAATGGTGGTGGGATTTCTCAAGGAAACCTTTCCAAAGGTGGGATCACATCGTCACCGCCGTGATCTCCGGTGCTCTGAACGATCGCCGGTGGTCCAAATGATTTGGGGTCAAGGTACAATAACTATCGATTTGGGGATGGGActtatgggtattttaggtacttcacatttagtaagggtattttggtatttaaaataaaatatagcagctgacatcagcatgtaaggtatattccttaacagtgactgacagtAGGGAAtgtaagtctaatttggtgaaagagagggggtgttgctataatactggcattctccaggggatgGCGCTGCAAATTGCCCTTTAAacaattatagaaaaataagtcCATCAAGAAAGGAAACAGAGCAGTTAATTTGACCAATGCACGATATTGGCAAATTTTGCTGGTTTGGCGTACATTCTTTCGATTAAGCATATAAGTATGGTAATAAAAGGGAGTAAGTAATATTTTAATGAGTTATGGGGCAAAATTAATGATCTTTCTATCTCCTGTTGTAAAATGACaagtgagagattttttttttttttttttttttaatttatgtgaataatataattaaaaacaGGGGAGAGTGATGATATTATTACtctgtagttttttttttttcccctggtAGATGGAAGAATAttatttgaaagaaagaaagaatgtaaGAAGCAAGAAGCCTCATGCCAAAGGGAATGAAAATACTACAGGAAACTGTATAACTAAAGATAAACAAGACCTAGTCCATAGCACATGCTTACCCCTCACCAATCAATCAACCTGCTGTTGCGGGGGCACTCTTTGCCTTTGAAGGTAGTGGAACAACATCTATCCAGTATCACTGACTTGGTGTCTCAGATGATCATTGGTCTTGTTCTAGTTTTGTTCCGAAATAATCTGttgtttctctccatccaaatttggTACACAGTAGCACAGAAAGCCAATTTTCCAATGTCTCCATTGTTATCACTTCCGCCAAAAATTAGCTACCTAAGTATTGCTGCCTATAGGGAGGGAGGAAGACCACAAGGAGATAACATCCTTCCAAATCTGAAAAGAAATGCTGCAATAAATGAATAAGTGGATACTACTCTTTAGCCCCGGCCAATAGAAACAACAATTGGAATGGACCTGGATGTTCCGTTTAAGCTGCTGATCTGTAGTGGGAAGAGCATCCAAGTATTATTACTCGTAGTGGTTTCTCTTGTTACTGGCTGTACCAAGTTTTAGATCTCAACTGTGATTCAAGAGTCAATGATATAGCTGCTAGTACCCACATGGGATTGCCAAATTTGAGCTAGTAAATGAATTTGATCTATTATTCAAAttcttttaaattgttttaTGGAAGTTTACAATTAACATGTGTTCTAATATATTTTGTGCAGCTCCCACCAgccccaccaccacctcctttcCCTGAAGGTTATGCTCCACCCGTGGCACCTGAAGCAGAGAAAGGCCCTGAAACACAGCAAGCAGCAGAAGCACAACCTCCTACTCTTGATCCCATTATTGACCAAGGTCCATCGAAAAGGATGAAACTTTAGGTACAGATTGATTTCCACCCCCAACCCAAAATGCGGATGGGAAAGGTTTACAGAGTAGGGTCAAGAAACTAAATGATATGATATAGGTCAATGGAGCCTTCACTTGAAAACTAACGTAGAAGATGTAGAGCCCTCACTGTAATTTCTATTAAACTCTTCTGTAaggcctttccttttcttttctatctaaATTAAATGGCCTTTGTTGTAGTGAGATATGTAAATTTTTATGAGATGAATCTGTTGACTTAAGAATAGTGACTACATAGAAAAGAAGTACATATCTTCTGCTTTTCAATATCTTTTTTGGGCATCCATTGGGGAGAAGTTATGGCCAGCTAATTGAAAGATCCAACTAGTTATTGATTTGATCATTAGGTGTAAAATAATCCAATGTATGGTCTCATTTTCTGTTCAGCAATTTTGggctatttttcttatttaaaaaagGTTGTTAAGCCACCAATTAATTGATTCAATTGTTTATCATTGGTCCTACACGTTACTATGAAGAGTGAAACTGTTCAGTTCAATATATTTTAGTCTACTCTCTTAAATTGTTTGGATGAGTTAAAGTAGAGGGGTAGAATTCGTAAATTCATCTCTACATCTCCTTCCCCTCTCTCcatttccctctcttcccttcctATCTGTCTCTGTTTACTCTATCCCTTCCCCCTCCATCGCCCCGTCGCCCATCTGCATCTTCCCACTGGGAAGAAGCCATGGCTTGAGTCTCTTTAGCTGTCCaggtgttcttgagaaattcATCCTTGTTCAAGGAGCCAGAATCCTCCCCAAGGCCACCCTTGCTGTTCTGAAACTTAACGATGATAGCAATCTTTTATGAACTCTCCTCTCACCTATTTCTTGAGGTCATGATGGAGCCTTTCCAACCGTAGGCAAAGGTGTTCCCACTTAGAACTCTGATAGCCAGAAACTCCAATATAACAATTCCCCATGTTCTCCGTCACCAACGTGGGATGCACGAGGTCCACTATAGATTCTAGTCAACCCAGAGGGTAGTAAGGATGCAAGACATGGAACTTCAAGATCATGGGGGGCGGGCAGTGGGCTCCGGAGTGGCGGGAAAGGGGCTTtgacggagagagagagagagggggggagggggactCAAAAGTAGTTTTGGTGCAATTTCATGTATTTATGAAAGTACTACTCTACCCTCAATATATCGAATAATATAAACGAAAATGGGGGCAAAAGGATGGATAGTGAAACAATTGACTTCACTCTCCACCgtgttaaaaaagaaaaccataaggaccaagttttcctgaGGCCACGGTGAATGGGAATCAATTCATCAAGCCAATCAAAACTGTATAATAAGGGGGAAGATAGGAAAGAGTGGTGTGACATCAGGATCCTTCCATTGTTCAGCCACCTgtaaaagaaaactttgtcaatatatatatatatatatatatttcacctACCTTCCTATACATTTGagtcatttgattttaaagttgaaTATGACAAAGTATGAAAAGTGTGTATCATACCTTCTATCACCTTTGATGTTCATAGTGTGGTTCCTTGCTTTATAACTTAGAGTGAGACTTGAAGTGTAGTCTTCATTCTAGAATATGAACAAGATAAATTGACTTTTGGTATCCACTTAAAAGTGGATCCATGATGGTTAGCCTTGTGAGGACATTGGATCTTAATATGATACGGACATCCACCAACAGTATTAGTAGATGAAGAAAATGCTTTATAAAAATCTTTTTTAACACAatgattaggttttttttttttttttttttttttttttttttttttttttttttgtgactcTAGGTTCTTCATTATCATTAGGGAGCATTTTAAGAGAGTTTTAAACTTTCCTCTTGTTTGCTCAAGGTCTCAATTTCTAATTTCAGAGAATCGTTTTCAGAGTTGGCCATTTGaaacatatttttcataaatctatATCTTatacaaaaattttcaaattccaTGATCAACTCATCAAAGGTATTTGACAATTCCTCTAGGAGGGACCATCAACTCTTCATTGTCATTATCACTAGGATTATTAACTAGGCTAAAATAACAACTAACAAAGATTAGGCATTTCATTAGGTGATTCTTCATTTTCAGAATCACTCTCATAAACATCCCAAGTGGGAACCATTGCCTTGTTCCCCCTATAGTTATCTTTAGGTTCTCTTCTTGGGGGGACATTCACTGGCCGTATGACCTTGTCCATTGCAGTTGAAACATATTAAAATATTGGACATAGAAGGTCCACTTTTGTTGGGAGGGCCATTGAAATATGCCGAAGGTCCATTTCTATTGATGgaagtattatttttttgtatcaAGGCTCCAAAACTTCTTAGTGATGTAAGCTACTTTATCATCCAAAATTGCTTCCTCATCTTGTGAAGATGAGGCCTGAAGGGCAATGCCCTTATTCCTTTGGagttcaaaaccccaaaatcatctCATAGGTGATGAGAGATTCAATTAGCTCATCAACAGTAAGCAACTTAAGGTCTTAAGCCTCTATAATTGTGGTGACCTTGGTTAACCAACTTTTAGGTAGCAATTGATATTGCAAAATGGCACGCAACATTTGGGTGAAAATTGAGATAACCCACGAAGGCACCAACCATGTACAAGATTCTAAAATAAATTTCTTAGTTGgttattttgaatattttagGATGAGAGACAATGAATCTATTTCTGCTACGTATGCTAGGTTGAATTAGTTTACTGATAAATTCTAAAGATATATACATCTTACCTAGTGACCCTAGGGACTAGTCGGGTTAAAGATCCGGACACCctgggtatcaaaaaaaaagttacttGTTAGGATTATGGCAACACAAGAGCGGGTGGATGAGTTGGGTTACAAAAATAATTGTGCTTTGACACTTAATTTCCCAATATACAATTGACACCCAAGGTGAGAAGTTGTTCAAGAAGAGGTTGGCAAATGAATaagcaaagagaaagaaaaagagacgCTTGAAAAGGCAGAAGTACTATCAGCTTATTTCAAGATTTGGTAGATGCTGTTAGAGTGAAGCTTGAAAGATGGAAGGCTAGGCTGCTCTCTTTTGGTGGTAAAATTACTATCGTTAAAAGTTTTATTTCTGCCATGCCCATTCATATCATGTCAGTGTTGAAAGTCCCTAAAAATGGTGAAAACATCCTCGGGAATGAGTGCGGCGGTACGGTGAGCATTGGATAGTCAAAACGATCTCTGAATGCGTGCcagatgctctcagccatcTGATGCTCACCGCACTACCGCATTCACTGCAGAGAATAACTGCTCCTAAAAATATTCTTCATTCCTACAAGCTGCCTctcacaagatttatagtggtttgaaaACCCACCCACATCCACTACCAAGAACACAGTTGGCTTTCACTATTTCAAGGATTTTTGTGATCAAATTTTGGATTATGGCACACTCAGATCTTGTGGTTTTCATAAGCTCTCCAATAACAACCTAAATAGGAGTGGttctgatacggccaaattgattgcccactagggtaaggacacgcatcgcccacctggacacgtgtcacccacctgatagaggctgcaaggactctaccacgtcaaccgcgtgaagagaatattccccacgaaggggataggatgtatccgagtaggactctaaaaggaaaggaggtggacccgaggaggactcctccaaggaaaggggaaacgctaaaccctaagagctatataagagggcccgagaggaaggaagaaggtaggcatcaaaacccacaccattactcctgtaaaaaaactgtgcggccgatctctaacttgagcgtcggaggactaaccccggacaaagctccgagCCTCTgtcgtctgtgcttgtgcaggatcagctcatacggattttcgacagcaacagattggcgccgtctatgggaacgacagtaatggtggggagaacctacaatcgtaaaaAGACGAGAGCAAcatcgaacatgaacatgggggaggaggaaccttcaggagggctccctccctcgatggAGATTGGACGAGAAGGGGGAAagatgatcgggaaggttccgtgAGGTATCAGCGTTTGGCCGGATATTCGGtgcgcggagatagtaatcctccgccccctcctggagcgcaggaatatgtgacaagggagcaattcgaagccctTTAGGACAAATATGACTGAATGGccaaggcaatgaaggaggtctccaaagttgTCTCTCAGAAGATCGGCGGAGCACCGCGAGGCCCCTATATCCAGcccgagagagctcgagacAAGGACCGGAGCAATACAGTATCgataaggtccggtcataatttttgaaaccgagcaatgagggaaagtcccgcacccagggAAAGGACGTGGCGTGCCACCGGAGACtgacatggggaaccacgccaaggagacgaacagagacacgaggactcgaggttaaagcagatgatcttggacctgaaagatgagaccAAGAAGGTGACAGAAAATCAGACGAGGGCtcacgagccagacctcactaatggcacggctctagctgatgaggtcatgagggacccgctcccgatcggctttcgcctgccaaagtatgacatttacgacgggtctggggactccgtcgatcatctggaaggcttcaaggtcgctatgcagttccatcgagtctcgaaaaacattatgtgtcgcgccctgccattgacgtttagaggagcggcaaggctacgGTACAACCATCTGCCGACGAAGTCCATCCACAGCTTCAGtgatctaagttacttcttcgtgaagggattctccagtagccaaccccttcaaaagattacgttgaacttgaccaacgtcaagcaacatgaaggagaatcactgcagAACTACAtaaagcgcttccaacaagagaagatcacgatcagaggtctagacccgaaagaagagttcacagccctgctgggaggcgtcaaggataaggagatgaagaggtctttggcgaagcatacaccgaagAAACTTAGATCTCTATTCAGTGACGAAGTCTGAGCGGGGTTGGGCACCTAGTCCACtaaggaagttcgagaaatacgcacccctgaaccggagacgaacggatgtactgatgcagataaaggactcctcGGAttccagagccatgaagtggctagggaagatgggacggcaccccgagagacgcaatatggacagatattgccacttccacagggaccacggccacgacaccgaagattgttggcacctcaggggggaaatagaaggaatgatctgaagaggatatctaggccgattcatAGACcacgaaaaggaggatgcccaagacggtaatgaccgtagggacaaccgtcggagagatggcagaggccgctatgaaagaagggggcctgcCAGCAAAGGCAATCAAGAACGGCGAAGGGaccggacacccgaggaagctgaccattgCCTCCaggatgagaataagagcccaactagagttatagcgaccatctatGGAGGCCAAgccactggagaaagttcagtctcggccaggaaagcaaaaacCTATGTGAGAAGCGTACATatggctgaatggtcgaacaagaaggcgaaggcgaggacggggacggttatttccttctcagaccatgatctggaaggggtgcacactccgcacaacgatgccctggtagtcaccatgaccatagcggattgcagagtgaagaggatcttagtggataacgacagttcagctgatatcttgTTTCTtgaggctttccagaagatgggcctggacgaggaaaagttgaagaaagtcgaacacccgttgcagggatttTTCGGcgtcccagtaaaagtggaaggatcgattgagttttcagtaagagccggcaccgaagatcgccaagtaacagtcatgatcaacttcctggtagtaggcattacctcggcatacaatgccatcctagggagggttggtttgaacctactaaaggctgttgtctccacaccccatctcaagatgaaattcccaaccaagaacggtgtcggggaatgtcgaggcgatcaggaggcatcccagaggtgctacgccactaccttgtggggaagagaaaaggcagGCGAGGCGCTCCTGATAGAAGATCTGCTCGATGACGCCAATTATCAACGGGGGGAACGGGCTGAGGATCCGATACAAGTTGAGGCAAAAGAGGGGGATAACGCTCGGCAATTCCAGATCgaggctacaatgccaaggcaacaacgagaaaaactcgtctcattcctccaaaacaactctgacgtcttcgcctagTCGGCTTCAGacattcttggaatagatcGAGAGATAATAGAGCATCATTTGAATGTTAACCCGGCGAAGAAGCtggtgcaacagaagaagaggactttctgttgttttatggttgtccttgttggcaacccggcccatggtggtgatgacgtggtcagtttgggtgacgtggatgaaaatgatgacatggcagtgttcagtgtcaccgatgagataatagagtagcttggtatgcatggggtggtttaatacatccttaataggtggtgcgggtttctgggtcaaaactggcaaaattggcctatttatgctcgggggcatttttggtaatagaaatgacatttttggaagatcagttcttcatgaaaaagatagattgtaatttacctagtccagtgcatttgatttcatcacattccgataccgtatgaagaagttacggcatttatggcagtcgagggaagtttcggcattgaagattaattttttaaatgaagtgttctacatgtaacaatacgacaaaaatccaatctttccaacggttctgatttcatcgcattccgatttcgtatgagaaatatgcatcattggaaatgtctaggggcattttggtctttttatatggttgagtcagatgattgagtattctgaaaagtcgtagagcgtccagttacaATTCCaatgcactttgtttcatctcgatcggatatcatatgaaaaagttataagtgtttccgtgaagtCAGTTCGAAAATccgaactagaaaatcaacagatgctctcggtgttgggtggattttctggattttaattttgaaatttcaggggcttttatgtaatttcaaggttttaaaggtctgatTTGATAagggtttttggcattaaag
This genomic stretch from Macadamia integrifolia cultivar HAES 741 chromosome 2, SCU_Mint_v3, whole genome shotgun sequence harbors:
- the LOC122062343 gene encoding uncharacterized protein LOC122062343, with product MASVNRWLRPEVYPLFVVVGVAVRIYGFQLVRNIWINSEVRVNKQNKAVGVLDNHSEGEVYVEHGLRKFVRTKTPQMMPSINDFFISPK